The following are encoded in a window of Streptomyces sp. 11x1 genomic DNA:
- a CDS encoding nitroreductase family deazaflavin-dependent oxidoreductase: MRRPEGDAPHRPRLPSGWRRFALRLPILLFRAGLGPLFGGRFLLLHHIGRVTGADRHVVLEVVARDPAGGSWTVASGFGPTADWYRNLRSRPQTVVQIGNRHYAVDAQFLTPEEGAETMVQFAARHPRTALRLCAFMGLTVDGTTASFREAGRAIPFVRIHAAEQHLR; encoded by the coding sequence ATGCGGCGACCGGAAGGCGACGCCCCGCACCGCCCCCGACTCCCCTCCGGATGGAGACGCTTCGCCCTGCGGCTGCCGATCCTGTTGTTCCGTGCGGGATTGGGGCCCCTCTTCGGCGGACGGTTCCTGCTGCTTCACCACATCGGCCGCGTCACCGGAGCCGACCGCCATGTGGTTCTGGAGGTGGTGGCGCGCGATCCGGCAGGTGGCAGTTGGACGGTTGCATCCGGCTTCGGTCCAACGGCGGACTGGTACCGCAACCTGCGCAGCCGACCGCAGACCGTCGTCCAGATAGGGAATCGCCACTACGCGGTCGACGCACAATTCCTCACCCCGGAAGAAGGGGCAGAGACCATGGTCCAGTTCGCGGCGCGACATCCACGGACCGCCCTCCGACTGTGCGCCTTCATGGGTCTGACCGTGGACGGCACCACGGCATCGTTCCGAGAGGCGGGCAGAGCCATCCCGTTCGTACGGATCCACGCGGCCGAACAGCATCTGCGCTGA
- a CDS encoding PP2C family protein-serine/threonine phosphatase, which produces MTMKEPPSHGTLLSCMPVAVMAVVTGVDVVAGPGVGLLPLVSLGPAFSGLVGGWRRTAVIGVVALLLCVGLGLYNGLFEESRGFAALGSVAGVTGVGIAAAVMRSRRETELAGVRSIAEVAQRVLLRPVPLTAGPLRVAVSYTSAVAEARIGGDLYEVVASPHGVRVIVGDVQGKGLAAVETAAVVLGAFREAAHDEPDLVGLGERLERSVARELEGEKFVTAILAEFGSDHEVVFVNYGHPDPMRVRRDGTADFPQPPSYALPLGLGAPGSDGPKPYPVSFAPGEQLLLYTDGVTEARDDQGAFYPLADRAHLLKDPDPHSALIALREDVVRHAAGPPHDDAAMLLLRYHGHGMGKSAPAD; this is translated from the coding sequence ATGACCATGAAAGAGCCACCGTCCCACGGCACGCTGCTGTCCTGCATGCCGGTCGCGGTGATGGCCGTGGTGACAGGGGTGGACGTCGTGGCGGGGCCCGGGGTGGGACTGCTCCCGCTGGTCTCCCTCGGGCCGGCCTTCTCCGGGCTGGTCGGGGGGTGGCGGCGTACCGCCGTCATCGGTGTGGTGGCGCTGCTGCTGTGCGTGGGACTCGGCCTGTACAACGGCCTGTTCGAGGAGAGCCGGGGCTTCGCGGCCCTGGGGTCGGTGGCCGGGGTCACCGGGGTGGGTATCGCCGCCGCCGTGATGCGCTCGCGCCGGGAAACGGAGTTGGCCGGTGTCCGCTCGATCGCCGAGGTCGCCCAGCGGGTCCTGCTGCGACCTGTGCCGCTGACGGCGGGCCCGCTGCGGGTGGCGGTGTCGTACACCTCCGCCGTGGCCGAGGCGCGGATCGGGGGCGATCTGTACGAGGTGGTCGCCTCGCCGCACGGCGTGCGGGTGATCGTCGGTGATGTGCAGGGCAAGGGGCTGGCCGCCGTCGAGACGGCCGCCGTGGTGCTCGGTGCCTTCCGGGAGGCAGCGCACGACGAACCCGACCTGGTGGGGCTCGGCGAGCGGCTGGAGCGGAGTGTCGCCCGGGAACTGGAGGGGGAGAAGTTCGTCACGGCGATCCTTGCCGAGTTCGGCTCCGATCACGAAGTGGTGTTCGTCAACTACGGTCACCCGGATCCGATGCGGGTGCGCCGGGACGGCACCGCCGACTTCCCGCAGCCTCCTTCCTATGCTCTGCCGCTCGGGTTGGGCGCTCCCGGGAGCGACGGCCCGAAACCATACCCGGTGTCCTTCGCACCCGGTGAGCAGTTACTTCTGTACACCGACGGCGTCACCGAGGCACGCGACGATCAGGGAGCCTTCTATCCGCTCGCCGACCGGGCGCATCTGCTGAAAGACCCTGACCCGCACAGTGCGTTGATCGCGCTGCGTGAGGACGTGGTGCGGCATGCCGCTGGTCCGCCGCACGACGACGCCGCCATGCTTCTGCTGCGCTACCACGGTCATGGAATGGGAAAATCTGCTCCTGCCGATTGA